ttcccctcctccctcacccccaagtCTCCCCCCCTACTGTCCTCCCCAACCCCCGACTGACCATGGCATCAGAAGCAGAAGGAACCTTCCAGCGGTTTGCCGTCTTTGGAGAATCGTCAAGCAGTGGCACTGAAATGAACAACAAGAACTTCTCCAAGCTGTGCAAAGACTGTGGCATCATGGACGGCAAGACGGTCACCTCCACTGATGTGGACATCGTGTTCAGCAAAGTCAAGTAAGGGACCAAAGACGGGACTAGGGGTGTGGAGTAGAACAAACAAGGTAGTGGGACTTGGAAGGGTTTATGTGGGAGAGCATTGGTGACAGGtctcctgagcacctgctgggtgccCAGCACTGTGCGATACCCTGTTCTTAAGACACTCAGAGTCAAGAAGCCCTTTCTGAGTAAGGGGAGGGTTAGACCTTAGAAGGTGATGAGTTCATGTTCCAGAATTCCTGGATTTCTGTCTGACTGACCAGGGCCAAGAATGCCCGAACCATCACATTCCAGCAGTTCCAGGAGGCAATGAAGGAACTGGGCCAGAAGCGGTTCAAGGGAAAGAGCCCGGATGAAGCCCTGGAGAACATTTATAGACTCATGGAGGGCAAGGACCCAGCTACCACCGGTGTTACTGTGAGTAACATTCTTCATTCCTCACCCTGGAACCTAGTTCCCTGAgtccctgctgcttctctcttGCCGATGTCCCTCACCCTTGCCAACAGTGCCACTGTAGGAAGACAGGGCAGAGAGCTTCTGAGCACTGTTGGTATTGAAACAGACTTTAGAGATCATCTAGTCATTTCAGAGGTGAGGAAAGCGTGAGAGGAAGTGACTAACCCAAGGTCCACAGCTCTTTTCATAGTAAAACTTAGACTCATTTTGAAGTGTCCAGTATCTGAGTCAGGCAACTGGAGCCTGGTGGTTTTGGGGGGACACTGAGTGCAGAGGACTTGGCACCTgatcccctctcctcttcctgctcttaTATGAGGTCTAATATCTGACTTCCTGCCTCTCATCCACCCTCTGTTCTTTATTTGTCCCCTCTCTACTAAAAGCTCTTTCTACTCCAGGTTTTCAATAGGGCCTTCCCAGTAGGACAGACTTCGCATTTTAGGTCGGCCGTTGAAGTCCTCCAGCTACAGCCTAGTCAAAACAGCCCCTCTGGAAGtagaaagagacacacacacacacacacacacacacacacacacccgacTCGTTCCCATACAgcagactcctcctcctcctcctcaaggGGATGGTTCTCATCATAGCTGCTGCCACAACTGCATCTGGGCCCTAAGCAAGCGGCACGATGCCAAGGGCTGTACAAGGGCTGGGAGAACTAGTGGAATCAAAGGCCCTCCTTAGAGAAGGGGCGTGGTCAtggggggaaagggagaaggatcAGACTTACCCTCTGGCTTGCAGAAAGCAACGACAGTGGGAGGGGTGAGCCGGCTGACCGACACCAGCAAGTACACAGGCACCCACAAGGAGCGCTTTGACGAGAGCGGCAAGGGCAAGGGCATCGCGGGCCGGGAAGACGTGACTGACAGCTCAGGCTATGTGAGTGGCTACAAGGGTGCTGGCACCTATGATAAGAAGGGCAGCCGCTAGGGAGTAGCCTCGTGTGGGCCTGGCAGCCTTGGCCCTGCATCTTTAACACCAGGGAGCTTGGGGAGCAATAAACATCTGTGTGTGCAGCAGCCCGTGAGTTCTGTCTTCCACCAGGGGGAGGGACGGTGGGGCCCTTGGGgtagaaacagagagaggagcCGAGAAACCCGAGGGAAGGGGTTCCCAGCACTACGCTTTACTCTACTGGCCCCGTGCCTTCCCGCCATTAGGAAGCATCCCCCTCAACAACTGCTTCTAAGAACATGGCTAAGGAGTACATTCAGAGATAAGAGATCAACCCTATATGGAGGTAAAAGTATTTGCTACTTACGTTCACACGTTACCAGTATCCATCTCCCCCTACCTCCCCAAGGGGAGGAGCAATTGCTGATTTGACATAGCAGGACCCAGATACTAGCAACTCGaccctcccctgtccctccacCTTCCTCATCTGTTGCAATCCATGTTTTGTTGGGGAAGAAATAGAAGCCAGAGATGGTGGACCAAGGATCTATTAGGAGATTGTCCTACAGCTGACGGAGAGAGATAACCCATTTTCAACACCCATCTGGAACTGAGTtttacccaccccacccccatcgtGGTAGACATGGAACAGAAGATCCTACGGCCTGCGAAGGATGGCCCAGGAAATGGCCAGAGGTGGGTCACCTCCAGGACTCTGAGAGTAGGAGTTCTGGTGCATTGAGGAACAAGGAATGACATCAGAACTGATTcagatgtgggttttttttttttatctttttattttgaaatgactaTAGATTCCCAGGAAGATGCTAAAAGTACAGAGAGGCCCCATGTACCCTTCACCCCATGTCATCCCATGGTTATATTTTACGTAATTCAGATATGGTTTTAAAACCTTCTGTGACTACAGCTAGACCCACTTCACCCACGCCTTGTCAGAGGCAGATCCTGGAGTCTGGGGGAATGTGAGGAGGAGCTTTGggaaggaaagggatgcaggaagATAACGTGAAGCTCCAGTGAGCCAAGGtgagaaggatggaaggaaaagaatacaaGGCGATGAAAGAGGTTGGGAGTGTTGGGGAGAGACTGCACTCTCCAGAGCAGAAGAGATGTATTCCGCGAAGACGAAATCAATGATTCCATCGAGAGGAGCAGACTGAGAACAGAGGGGGCCCCTGGAGAAATGAAGCTAATATGAGTATAAGACACTCAGGGAGGCTCCTATAGCTAGAGGTACCCACCACGTGGGTGAGTGCGTGGAGGGACTCATTAGGGAAATGGGGAGGATTGAGAAGGGAAGGCTGGTAGGGATGGGGATTTGAGACCCGGAACTGGTGCCTGTTGCCATGGTGTGAGCCGAGGCTCTGGGCCTCCATCCAGGATTCAGGATCTGGCCCAGTAGATGGACAGTCACTGCCAACTGGACACAGTCAGCTTCTTGGGTGGGTAAAACTGTctgtgggagagggaggatgggggtagggatgggtgggggtggggaggtaaacAAGTTAGAAAAAGCCTAGAAGACAATACAACTTTGCATGGTGACCAAAGCTCTGGACATTTTTCCTACGTCCCTTGGTCTCCTGGGAGGGGCCCTGCCTACCTTTGAAGCCAGAGAGGAAGCCTGGTACCAGGGATCAGAGCTTTGGGAGTGGGGACAGGCTGGTCTGCAGTGGTGGTAGCGGGTGGTTCAGACCAAAAGCTTCCCTTGCCTAGTAGAGGCCAATGATATCCATCGGCTCAGCATCGTACTGCTGGGAGCAGAGCAGATAGAGCCTCTGGTTGGTCAGAGTGCCGTTGTAGTGGCAGCTGGTGGGCGTGTCTCCCTTGTTTAGTTTGCAGATGGTGAGGGGGAAGGAGTCCTGGGTAAGAGTGCAGTATTCATTGTAATTCTCACAGAAGCTCTCGCTGTACTTGCAGAGCTTCCCGATGGCTTTCCAAGGGGCATGTAGCACATAGTGGACCTTTGGGCAGTGCCAGGTCTGTTGCCTGCCCCGCACGTAGGCCATCAGACCGTTACAGTAGCCGCGGAAGCCTTTTGCGTAGTTAGCCCTGGGATAGTCGATGTGTAAGGTGCGGAAGTTCTCAATGGCCACCTGGAGTTCGATGTTTTCAACCCAAGTTGGTGCTAGAACAAGCTGGAGGAACAGGAGTTGGGTCACAGGAAGTGCCATTCCTCCTGCTGGTAGAATGAAGGTGGTtggaggcagaggtgggcctACAGTGTGCCCCCAGCCTTCCCCGTGTGCCTTCCCCTCTACCCACAAACTGGACTGTCCCAGAGGTCATCTGGCCCAAGTCCTCATGCTTCAAAGAGGGGGGACACTGGCCCAACTGGTCAGCCACCTTTAGCcattcccctcctctcccttggtCTACCTTAGGGCCTCAGCCTCACCCAGTCCGTGAGCTGTAACACTTACAGAACAAGAGGTCCAACTGGTCCTTGGCTGAGACTCTTCCCAGTTATCCCTGGCCCGGTTAATCCTTCTGGTAAAAATGCAGAGGGCCCAGAGGGACAGGCTCACCCACAGCTGTCTGACGGCCGCCGGGAAGGACAGGCGCTGGAAGGCAGCAGGGCCGTGGTACGGATTCTTCTTGCCTCAGACCAAGGACAGCCCAGAGgtgagaggaggctggaaaggtGTCTGGATAAAGACGAGTCTCCAAGGAGGGAGTGTCCCCTGGGTTTGAGGAGCCCCTGTGCTGAGGGGGTTGGAGGAGTGGGAAGAAAGAGACATTGCTTTcttgtctcctcctctgtgatgTCATCAGAACACTTAGTTCCAACCTCCTTGCCAGAAGTCCCCAAGTTCTTGGGCTTCCTTTGATGTCGTCTCTGGTTCATAGGCCCCACGTCTGCAGAAACGTGAGAAGGAAAGCATTGTCATGTTTCTGAGAAACAAAGCAATGCTTATTCCTGACCCTCAGAGAACAGAGGGTCTGCCCCTCTCTCATCCAACTCATGGAAATTTAAGGGGGCCGTGGACACAAGGGCTTCCCGCCTGAGTGCTGGGCTGAGCATCAAAGACCTCCTTGTGGACCCCTCACTGTCCCCATCATCAACTTGACTCCAATCGTGATCACACTGACACTCTTACCTGTAATCTCAGGCCCTCTCAGGGTCACAGCACTCCTGGAAATGTATGGAAATGTATGTAGGCTGACCTGGAAGCCTCAGACTTGTCAGGTGGGATTAGACAGACAGCAGTAGCCAGGACTTGAGGCGGTGCGGGCCTGCCTGAGCCCAGCAGGTCAGATTCACGCTGGAGTTTATCACGCTGGGGAAAGGGCCAGGCTCCTAACTCTTTTCCGTCAACACCTGCCCTTTCATCAGAACCAGAGAGCTAGCTCCCTAGGGCCTGCCAGCCACATTCCTTGATTTCCACAGGCCTCTGGGCCTTGTCTTCCTGCAGGTGTTGTCCCGGTTGTGAGCTTAGGACAGCCTACTCCCCTCTGTCCCTGGAGAGCAGGACACGGGAGTCAGAACGGAGAACCCTGAGTGTTCCAAGGCAGGGCGTAGttcaggaggggtgggggtgcgcAGAGAGACATATGGTTGTTCCTCCTTCACGGCCCCCTTCAACTTGCTCTTTCTGCCAGCACCAACTGGAGTCCAAAACCGTGCCCATCCTCCCCCAACTTGCTTTTCCTCCTGTGTTGTCTGTTTCCTCGGTTACCTATGCAAGAAATCTCAGCCTGAGCCCcgacccctccctctccctaacCCCACCTGTTGGGAGGCAGGACTGCATGGTGGTTAAGAGCAAAGCTTTTGAGTAAAACAGACCAGGAATtgattcccagctctgctgtttccaGGCTGGGCACCACCAGTCTAAGTTTACTAGGCCAGGACGAGCTTCGATTGCCTCATCTGTTAATGAGGATACTGTTCTGTGTCTCGTGGTAGTATTAAGGTTCATTAAGATGCATCTCAGGAGCGCTTAGCCCACAGCCTGGCACATACTGAGTACTCGACATGATCATGAGCCCACCAGTATGCAGCCCtaccaatattttttttaaaatatgtatggacTCCCTAGATGTCTTATGGAGTTTAATTATCAACCACTCACATACATTTTTAGTAGGAAATGTtaagccatttttagtttttttgcaCATATGTTGCACATCTGGCTGATGATGCAAAGATTCTCAGCATTACACAGTTAAGTTGGGCTGCACCCAtccctttaattttttgtttttaatggaggtactggggattgaacccaggacttgtaCATGCTAAGTgttcgctctaccactgaactgtacccacCCCCTAGCCCTGCCAATCTTAACTAAAACTTTTCCCGAACCTGTCTcttccatttctatttcttcccctGCTcaggctctcccctctcctggacACCCACACACCCTGCAACTCCAGAAGGGCTCTACACCTCAGAGGACAGAAGACATCCATGACCTGGCCCCCAGCATGTCTCCAACTGCATCTCCAtccctgcctgcttcccccttggtgcccctccctccccccacctctagCTCTTCTTGTCTCCTCCACTCTGAATGCTGCTcttcccctcctgctctcccctcaTCAGTCCCACTGAGCTACCCCATCGGAGGATCAGCCCAGAGGTCCTGTTTAAGAAGCCTCTGTTTGGAGGACCTCCCCAGGGAAGTGTACCCAGCCAAGCAGGTGAGGATGAAGCCGCAGGCAGGTGGCTCATCTATATCCTCAGGCTGGTCTTTAAGCCAGCGCCCACTGGGAGCCCGTGCAAGGTGGTGCGTGAGCCTGGCTGACTCTCGTCTTTGTTCTGAGGAAGCTATCACTCTGTGGTCCCAGCCTCAGAGTGTGCCACCTCTTCCCTATTTGCTCAAAGCGCAGCTTCCCTGAGAAGAGGAAGGGGCTTTTCATGCTTCTTGGCCTTCCTATTCCTTGCTTCACTACCCACCCACCACCACTCACCTCCCCACACGCTATTAAGGAAATGGACCAGCACGTTGCAGAGGAGAGTTTAGGGCTTGATATCAAATAACCTACTGAGCTTTTGTTTCATCTTCTATAAAAGGGGACTGATGCCTGCCTTACCTTATGAGGCTGCAAGAATAAAATCAGATGGTCAGTATGGAAGTGCCTTTTAACCACTAAACGATATAAAAGTGGAAAAGTGGGCATGGTCTTCCAGGTCCTGTACCAACTCACTTTATTCCCTTCAACTCACTTAACATCTGCAGAGTCTCTTATATCCCCCTAATGAGCCAAGTGACCTCCCCGTATCTCCGCTCTGCCAATCTAGAGACCCTCTCACACCTGACTTATATTCATCTTCACGAAGCTTTCTGTTATTCGTCATGCCCCGTGTCGAttactttaaagttattttaaaatttctaaatactACCTGAAAATCACTATAACAAATGTCAGGGGAAATAGAAAGGTAAATGAGCCAGTTACAGTCCATATTAAATTTACAGTTCAGTAGGAATGACAGGGTATGAACATATGTTACAAAGGCACAAACATGgggccaggcacagtgctgaGTGTGTGACGGGCCTTTGGGCTCCAACAACCTGCAATCCTAGTGGTCTGGTCTTGGAAAATCCTATCCCAGAGGAGCTGAGCCACAGGATTGCTTCCTCCATCCTAACATCCTTGTCATGGTTTCACCTGCTCCCTGAGCCTGAGATTTGTGGAATTGTTACCCCATTACACTGGACTTTCCACATACAAGAATCACCCTAGAGATGAAGACACGAGGTTTTAGAGAGGGACAGTGGCTTACTTGAGTCATAGGTctaattcagtggttctcaacaggaaGCAATTTGATCACCTCTGGAGGctttttttggttgtcacaactgggaggtgctactggcatctagtgggtagaggccaggaaatGCTGCTAGACATCCTACATCGCAGAGGACAGCTCCCAAAACAAAGAGTTATCCAGACCAAGATGTAGATTGTGTGAGGTTGACAAGTCCTGGTCTAATGAGAGAATCAGAGTTCCTAACAAGAGTTGGCTTAGTTATACTTTATATATTGAAGAGCACTGATAAATATCcagtatttagaaataattttattagacTTTGCTTGTGATGATGCTGGGTCTTTTACCAGCAAAAGATTACTGGTAGACCACCATTAAAACATCTTTGTAACATTTTTCCTGTAAAAGTGACTCTCTGCAGGTAGCCATCTAtacattctctccctcttcccctccccaacgGTAAGAATCTCTAGAACCACTGGCTAGAGTGACAAGTGCAGGGGTAAATCCCTATGATTAAGGGGACCCCCAAGGTTTTGCCCCAAGTGAGCTCACCACAGTCTCGGTGGCATCACTTTTGCCCTGTCCAACCCAAACTGTTCAAACAGCATACTGTGTCATGGACAGTACTTAGGCTGTCCTTGAACCCAAAGGATTGCTTCAGCCATTTCAAACTTCTTGTCATAGGTTCACATCTACCCCAAGGCTGAAGTTCAGGAGCTGCATTGTCAGTTCCTCAGCTGGGAATGGGGTTATTCAAGTGATACCATCTGCGACCAGGCTTATTCAAGAGTGAATGCCTTCTAACCCAGAAGTTGAATCGTTTAGGGTCACTGATATGCAAAGCACTATGCTATATTCTATGGGGTATGCAGAAGACATATAACAGGTGGTCCTTGTCTTCTGGGAATTGACAGTCTAAATTGGaggaaaacaataaatacatGTGAAGAAATAACCAATGATTCAAGGCAGAAAATTATACATTCTGAAGACGGTAAGTGTTGTAGGAATTTAGAGGTGAGAGAGATCCCTCTGAATTGGGCCAGAGAAAGTtttctggtggggagagggtcatCCTGGGACTTTAGGATGGGTCTCAGGAAACACAGTTGAGTGGAGATAAAGAGGGTTATGAAAGGTATGTttgagtaaagagaaaaaaaccagcCTGGCTGGGGTTGAAGCAATCAGTGGGAGAAGAGTCAAAGTTGGAAAGACAGGTTTGCCAGATGGTGACAGACCTTGAATAGCAGGCTaaggaatttatattttgttctgtAGACAAATGGGGAGCTGGCAGTGGCTTGTGAGACTGAGTGACCTGGTGAGGCATCTCAACCCCAGACCAGGTCCCCCGCTTCTACATCCTGGCCTGTCTAAGAGGCATTGGTCTGGGAGCCAAGGATTCCAACCTTCTGTCAGTGCTGCCTCCTCTAGACCCACAGCTGTTCCAGGAAAGGTCATGAGAATTCAAAGACCCAAAGCGAGTTCCACATCTGATCCCAACTTGCTGTTTGTTCCAccttcctcatctacaaaaatgAGCTGGTTACCTTTATTTATCCTGGGAGCAAGAAAATGAGGATAACAGAACTTGGACCTGCTCCTGCTTGGAGGGAAACTCTCACGGGCTTTCCATCCGCATCCAGAGAGGCTGTGTGGAACTCCggaagagagggaggctgggctctgAAGGGTGGGCACCGATCCAGGCtggccctcctctctcccagcccccctcaccccctcccaacacgggctggaggaggcagcagctgtTGTCCTGTGGGGAAGACCGGCAGAGGTCCACCTGGCACTGTCGAAGCTTTCACAACACCCACCCCAGTgactttaaacacacacacacacacacacacacacacacacacacacacacacacacacacagcagcgGCCTGGGGAGAGGCGAGGCGAGGCCAAGAGCAGTAACTATGAtggcagaaggagaaggaggctgggggAACCTGCCTCATATCCCTGGATAGAGGCTGCCCCGTGAGGGGCTTTCTTCTCTCCCACCATTTTGTCTTCTGCTCTGCCTTCTCCAATTCTTCTGTTCTCCCTTCTCCCAGACTCCCTGACCGTCCTTGGCCTGATGCCTGATTTCTTCTGTTCTCCCTAACTGtgttccccttcctccactttTCCTCTTGCCCTATGAATCTAAGGAGAAATGCAAAATTGTCCTACCGAGTGAAAAGTGAAGCAGATCTTGGAAGCTAGGTAGTTTCGacgaacaaacaaataaaattgccTGCCTTATTCAAATAACGAGGGCGAAGTAAGGGTTTCAGCTTGAGTTGTGCAAATGGTCAGTTCAGCTTTTCAGTGCAAACCTGAACCTTTACTCCTTTTTCCCTTTGACCGGAGACAGCCCAGCCGTGTTGATTTTACTTTCACAGAGCACTAAGGCAGCTTTCTGGAGAGCCCAGCAGAATGAAGTTGGGGAGCAAACTGGGATCATTATAAAGACAGGAAAACACAGGAGCAGAGGGCAGTGCCAGTCGTGGTTTGGAAACATCTCACTCTAGAATAATGAGAAGTGAGGAGGAGACCTGGCTAGGAATTCAAATGAGCTCTTGGCCTCCCACCCGCTCCTCTAACCCCAGCCTGCGGTCCAGGGCTGGACTGTGCTGATCCTCATTCTGCCCACAGAATGCTTTAAACCACAGATTTTATCTCCAAACATTTGCATTTCTACAGCAGCAGAGGCATAATTCTCTATCCAGAAGTTCAAACTACAAAGATTCAGGCACCTGAACAAACTCATGAATGCTGTTCCCACCGCCAAGGCCTCACTGAGGGGGAACCAGGGGAGCCGGTGGCCGGTGTGAACTCGCTCCCGGTTCTCTGTTGCCACCTAGTGGTGTTTCTCACTCCAACACCACTTTTTCTTCCTGACCCACAGCTATGCACTCTGTCTACTAAAATAATGTCTCCTGATCTCAGAACAAACTCCCTATCCTCCTGACTCAAAATCCCGACTTCGGGACCAGAACACAAAGCTTATGACCCAGATGGTCTGTGTGGCCTCTTAGCAGTCACATCCACACAACAGCCAGGGGATCTTTAAGTAGACGGGCCCTTTACTCCTCTGCTTAgagccctcccagggctccccagtgTGTGCACAAAACTCACAGTCCTAGTGGGGTCTAAGGCTTTCCATGACGTGGCCTCTGGTCCCTCTCTGACCCCATCATTcacctgctccagccacaccagacTCCTTACTGTTCCTCCAACACCCCAGACATCCACCTGCTTTTGGGCCTTTGCAGTGCTGCCCTCTCTACTCAGAGCATTCTTCCCCAGACAAGCATCAGTTCCCTGTCTCACCTTCAGGTCTTTGTCCCAGAGTCACCTACTTCAGTGACcctatttaaaaatcactgcctACTAATTTCCatcgtgttttttttttcccttagcaaTTATCACCCTGAgcaaagtatgtattttttactgTCTTTCTCTCAATGGAATGTAAGGATTCCAAAGGTGGggattttgtctcttttattcaCTGATATATCCCAAGCATCTTGGAgcatagtagatgctcaagaaatatttgttgactatgTGAATGAGCCTGAACCCAATAGTCTGAGATCACCTACTACTAACAGGCGAATCCTGGGAAGCAAAAACACTGTTCATCTCAGTTTTCTAGGAGTTCTTCCCATCCACAGATAGTGATGCTTCTCTTTCTCAGCATCTCAGTTCTTCTGAGTCTCATGCCAGGCTCACTGGTGCCCCGGAAGCAGCACTGACCACACAGCTGTAACTGCCACAGGAAACAGGGAAGACAAAGTAGAGAAAGGTCTCAGCTGGAGGTGGAGCAgcacccccaccaccagcagTTTTCACATTTAGACAATGTTTTTAAGTGTTGCAAGTTTTAATCGAGTCGCACGGGAAAGAGTGAAGGATGAGAGGTGTTGGGTGCCATTTCCAGGTAAAGCCAGGTGACCTTGGAACTGGAGGGACCCAGAGGGATGAATCATTGCAGaagagctgagctgggctggtgCTGGGAATCGTGACCGTGATGACTGGTCCACTTCCCtatctcctccacctcctccaaaaGATAAGCAGTGAGTCCTTTGTGACAAGAAGCCATACAAAGCAAGTTTCTAGGCTGTTCCATCTATTTCTCAGGTCAGAAAAAAGCAATCCTTACCATCACAGTGAGAGGTTCTTCCCAGAATCAGAACCGGAAGTGTATAAAGGAGATGACAAATGACAACTGTCCCAGAAATTCATTTTGAGCTGACACCTGGATCAGGTGCTTTATTAGCCATTGAAACCATGTGGCTGGGGGCCAAATCTAGTCTTTGAGTGTGAGGATTCACGCTTCCTCATTGCTAAACATGTTCAGGCAGGTGTCCTAGCTCCATAGGTATCCACTTATTGGGGACATGTAAGTGGAGAGGCATGAACCTCATTCATTTCCTGACCCGGGGctgctccccagcccacatcTAAACAGAAGCACCACAGGTCAGGCCAGTTCTTACGGAGTTAGGCAGTGAGAAGAGACTGCCGGAGATCTGAGGCCCAGTGGTGGGCAGGTGTGTCCCTCTGAGCAGGAGCTGCAGCAAAAGGACTCAGTGAGGAGGTGAGGCCTGAGACAGGATGTGGGTGAGGAGAAAGGACCAAGAATGGATGGGTTCTGGCCAGATAAGAGTAGACACTCAGGCGAATGACAAGATGGGCAAAGGAGGGACCCaat
This is a stretch of genomic DNA from Camelus ferus isolate YT-003-E chromosome 6, BCGSAC_Cfer_1.0, whole genome shotgun sequence. It encodes these proteins:
- the RNASE13 gene encoding probable inactive ribonuclease-like protein 13 isoform X2, with the translated sequence MALPVTQLLFLQLVLAPTWVENIELQVAIENFRTLHIDYPRANYAKGFRGYCNGLMAYVRGRQQTWHCPKVHYVLHAPWKAIGKLCKYSESFCENYNEYCTLTQDSFPLTICKLNKGDTPTSCHYNGTLTNQRLYLLCSQQYDAEPMDIIGLY
- the RNASE13 gene encoding probable inactive ribonuclease-like protein 13 isoform X1; amino-acid sequence: MTSQRRRQESNVSFFPLLQPPQHRGSSNPGDTPSLETRLYPDTFPASSHLWAVLGLRQEESVPRPCCLPAPVLPGGRQTAVAGGMALPVTQLLFLQLVLAPTWVENIELQVAIENFRTLHIDYPRANYAKGFRGYCNGLMAYVRGRQQTWHCPKVHYVLHAPWKAIGKLCKYSESFCENYNEYCTLTQDSFPLTICKLNKGDTPTSCHYNGTLTNQRLYLLCSQQYDAEPMDIIGLY
- the TPPP2 gene encoding tubulin polymerization-promoting protein family member 2 — encoded protein: MASEAEGTFQRFAVFGESSSSGTEMNNKNFSKLCKDCGIMDGKTVTSTDVDIVFSKVKAKNARTITFQQFQEAMKELGQKRFKGKSPDEALENIYRLMEGKDPATTGVTKATTVGGVSRLTDTSKYTGTHKERFDESGKGKGIAGREDVTDSSGYVSGYKGAGTYDKKGSR